From the Euphorbia lathyris chromosome 6, ddEupLath1.1, whole genome shotgun sequence genome, one window contains:
- the LOC136233353 gene encoding pentatricopeptide repeat-containing protein At5g01110-like isoform X1 — protein MRMQCFTKMANYLVPCQNCYQSIINTHKRLYAITYLNQGPKYVNLHTLGSFQNPNQETISSTDTPDSFLVEKIMFNLRQGNVKSLHNYLLHLNPSIVVDVLHLCSDNLQLGQIFIDHVVSNSKSIKHTSMSLSAMIYVLVRCRRSSDAQALILRMIRRSGASRVEIVESLISVSSSCGLNNLVFDLLIRSYVQAKKLMEGNEAFRILRSKGIFVSINACNSLLGGLVKMGWVDLAWEVYREIVGSGIELNVYTLNIMVNALCKDHKIDDVNKLLLDMEKNGIFADVVTYNTLINAYCREGLLDDAFQVIDSMLHKGLKPCLFTYNAIMNGLCKRGKYARAKEVLGEMLNIGLNPDTTTYNTLLVESCRKDNFLEAKEIFGDMLHQNIVPNLVSFSSIIGAFAKTGHLDQALLYFREMKKSGFVPDHVIYTILIDGYCRQGMMLEALKMRDDMLQQGCILDVVAYNAILNGLCKEKMLTDANALFEEMVERGIFPDFYTYTTLIHGYCKDGNMEKALSLFGTMTQVNIKPDIVTYNTLIDGFCRAGDMEKAYELWTDMISRKIFPNLISYAILINGFCNLGDVSEAFKLWDEMFMKGIRPALITCNTIIKGYCRSGDASKANEFMGKMISKGVVPDSITYNTLVNGFVREENMDQAFILTKKMEKEGISPDVITYNVILHGFCRQGRMSEAELILRKMIEKGVDPDRSTFTALINGHVSQENLKEAFRFHDEMLERGFVPDDQF, from the coding sequence ATGAGAATGCAGTGTTTCACAAAGATGGCCAATTATCTTGTACCATGTCAGAATTGCTATCAGAGCATCATTAACACCCACAAAAGGCTCTATGCTATCACTTATCTAAACCAGGGTCCCAAATATGTCAATCTCCATACCCTTGGCTCTTTTCAAAATCCAAACCAAGAAACAATTTCATCAACAGATACACCTGATTCTTTCCTAGTGGAAAAAATTATGTTCAATTTAAGACAAGGTAATGTAAAGTCCCTGCACAATTATCTTCTTCACTTAAACCCATCAATTGTAGTTGACGTTTTACATTTGTGTAGTGATAATTTGCAACTCGGTCAAATATTTATAGATCATGTTGTATCGAATAGTAAGAGTATCAAACATACATCGATGTCACTGAGTGCAATGATTTATGTTTTGGTACGTTGTAGAAGGTCATCTGATGCGCAAGCCTTGATTCTTAGGATGATAAGGAGAAGTGGAGCTTCAAGGGTTGAGATTGTTGAGTCTTTGATATCAGTGAGTAGTAGTTGCGGGTTGAATAATTTAGTGTTTGATTTGCTAATTAGGTCTTATGTCCAAGCCAAAAAGTTAATGGAAGGGAATGAAGCATTTAGAATCTTGAGAAGTAAAGGAATTTTTGTGTCTATAAATGCTTGTAATAGTCTTTTAGGTGGACTTGTGAAAATGGGTTGGGTTGATTTGGCATGGGAAGTGTATAGGGAAATTGTTGGAAGTGGCATTGAGTTGAATGTCTATACATTAAATATTATGGTTAATGCATTGTGCAAAGATCACAAGATTGATGATGTCAACAAATTGTTATTGGATATGGAGAAAAATGGAATTTTTGCAGATGTTGTGACATATAATACGCTTATCAATGCATATTGTCGTGAAGGGCTTCTAGATGATGCTTTTCAGGTTATTGATTCAATGTTGCATAAGGGATTGAAACCATGTCTCTTTACATATAATGCTATAATGAATGGCTTATGTAAAAGGGGAAAATATGCTAGAGCAAAGGAGGTTTTGGGTGAAATGTTGAATATTGGATTGAACCCTGATACTACCACTTACAATACATTGCTCGTTGAAAGTTGTAGGAAAGACAATTTTTTGGAAGCTAAAGAAATTTTTGGTGATATGCTGCATCAAAACATTGTTCCTAATCTTGTTAGCTTCAGTTCAATTATTGGGGCGTTCGCAAAAACTGGACATCTTGATCAAGCACTGTTGTACTTTAGAGAAATGAAGAAATCTGGCTTTGTTCCAGATCATGTGATTTATACTATCCTTATAGATGGCTATTGTAGGCAAGGCATGATGTTAGAAGCTTTGAAAATGCGGGATGATATGCTACAGCAAGGTTGTATTTTGGATGTGGTTGCATATAATGCAATATTGAACGGGTTGTGCAAAGAGAAGATGCTCACTGATGCGAATGCACTGTTTGAAGAGATGGTTGAAAGAGGCATATTTCCTGATTTTTACACGTATACAACGCTCATTCACGGGTATTGCAAGGATGGGAATATGGAAAAAGCTTTAAGTTTATTTGGGACCATGACTCAGGTAAATATCAAGCCAGACATTGTGACATACAACACTTTAATTGATGGGTTTTGCAGGGCAGGCGACATGGAAAAGGCTTATGAGTTATGGACTGATATGATTTCTAGAAAGATTTTTCCCAATCTCATTTCATATGCCATATTAATAAATGGTTTCTGTAATCTGGGTGATGTCTCAGAGGCTTTCAAATTGTGGGATGAAATGTTCATGAAAGGCATCCGGCCTGCTCTTATTACTTGTAATACCATTATAAAGGGCTATTGTAGATCAGGTGATGCATCGAAGGCAAATGAATTCATGGGAAAGATGATTTCTAAAGGAGTAGTTCCTGATAGTATCACATATAATACCCTCGTTAATGGATTTGTAAGAGAAGAAAATATGGACCAGGCATTTATTCTGACCAAGAAGATGGAAAAAGAAGGGATATCACCTGATGTCATTACGTATAATGTAATTCTGCATGGATTCTGTCGGCAAGGTAGAATGTCAGAGGCAGAATTGATCTTACGGAAAATGATAGAGAAAGGGGTAGACCCTGATAGATCCACTTTCACAGCTTTGATAAATGGCCATGTCTCCCAGGAAAACTTGAAGGAAGCGTTTCGATTTCATGATGAAATGCTGGAAAGGGGTTTTGTCCCAGATGATCAGTTTTAA
- the LOC136233353 gene encoding pentatricopeptide repeat-containing protein At5g01110-like isoform X2, translating to MSLSAMIYVLVRCRRSSDAQALILRMIRRSGASRVEIVESLISVSSSCGLNNLVFDLLIRSYVQAKKLMEGNEAFRILRSKGIFVSINACNSLLGGLVKMGWVDLAWEVYREIVGSGIELNVYTLNIMVNALCKDHKIDDVNKLLLDMEKNGIFADVVTYNTLINAYCREGLLDDAFQVIDSMLHKGLKPCLFTYNAIMNGLCKRGKYARAKEVLGEMLNIGLNPDTTTYNTLLVESCRKDNFLEAKEIFGDMLHQNIVPNLVSFSSIIGAFAKTGHLDQALLYFREMKKSGFVPDHVIYTILIDGYCRQGMMLEALKMRDDMLQQGCILDVVAYNAILNGLCKEKMLTDANALFEEMVERGIFPDFYTYTTLIHGYCKDGNMEKALSLFGTMTQVNIKPDIVTYNTLIDGFCRAGDMEKAYELWTDMISRKIFPNLISYAILINGFCNLGDVSEAFKLWDEMFMKGIRPALITCNTIIKGYCRSGDASKANEFMGKMISKGVVPDSITYNTLVNGFVREENMDQAFILTKKMEKEGISPDVITYNVILHGFCRQGRMSEAELILRKMIEKGVDPDRSTFTALINGHVSQENLKEAFRFHDEMLERGFVPDDQF from the coding sequence ATGTCACTGAGTGCAATGATTTATGTTTTGGTACGTTGTAGAAGGTCATCTGATGCGCAAGCCTTGATTCTTAGGATGATAAGGAGAAGTGGAGCTTCAAGGGTTGAGATTGTTGAGTCTTTGATATCAGTGAGTAGTAGTTGCGGGTTGAATAATTTAGTGTTTGATTTGCTAATTAGGTCTTATGTCCAAGCCAAAAAGTTAATGGAAGGGAATGAAGCATTTAGAATCTTGAGAAGTAAAGGAATTTTTGTGTCTATAAATGCTTGTAATAGTCTTTTAGGTGGACTTGTGAAAATGGGTTGGGTTGATTTGGCATGGGAAGTGTATAGGGAAATTGTTGGAAGTGGCATTGAGTTGAATGTCTATACATTAAATATTATGGTTAATGCATTGTGCAAAGATCACAAGATTGATGATGTCAACAAATTGTTATTGGATATGGAGAAAAATGGAATTTTTGCAGATGTTGTGACATATAATACGCTTATCAATGCATATTGTCGTGAAGGGCTTCTAGATGATGCTTTTCAGGTTATTGATTCAATGTTGCATAAGGGATTGAAACCATGTCTCTTTACATATAATGCTATAATGAATGGCTTATGTAAAAGGGGAAAATATGCTAGAGCAAAGGAGGTTTTGGGTGAAATGTTGAATATTGGATTGAACCCTGATACTACCACTTACAATACATTGCTCGTTGAAAGTTGTAGGAAAGACAATTTTTTGGAAGCTAAAGAAATTTTTGGTGATATGCTGCATCAAAACATTGTTCCTAATCTTGTTAGCTTCAGTTCAATTATTGGGGCGTTCGCAAAAACTGGACATCTTGATCAAGCACTGTTGTACTTTAGAGAAATGAAGAAATCTGGCTTTGTTCCAGATCATGTGATTTATACTATCCTTATAGATGGCTATTGTAGGCAAGGCATGATGTTAGAAGCTTTGAAAATGCGGGATGATATGCTACAGCAAGGTTGTATTTTGGATGTGGTTGCATATAATGCAATATTGAACGGGTTGTGCAAAGAGAAGATGCTCACTGATGCGAATGCACTGTTTGAAGAGATGGTTGAAAGAGGCATATTTCCTGATTTTTACACGTATACAACGCTCATTCACGGGTATTGCAAGGATGGGAATATGGAAAAAGCTTTAAGTTTATTTGGGACCATGACTCAGGTAAATATCAAGCCAGACATTGTGACATACAACACTTTAATTGATGGGTTTTGCAGGGCAGGCGACATGGAAAAGGCTTATGAGTTATGGACTGATATGATTTCTAGAAAGATTTTTCCCAATCTCATTTCATATGCCATATTAATAAATGGTTTCTGTAATCTGGGTGATGTCTCAGAGGCTTTCAAATTGTGGGATGAAATGTTCATGAAAGGCATCCGGCCTGCTCTTATTACTTGTAATACCATTATAAAGGGCTATTGTAGATCAGGTGATGCATCGAAGGCAAATGAATTCATGGGAAAGATGATTTCTAAAGGAGTAGTTCCTGATAGTATCACATATAATACCCTCGTTAATGGATTTGTAAGAGAAGAAAATATGGACCAGGCATTTATTCTGACCAAGAAGATGGAAAAAGAAGGGATATCACCTGATGTCATTACGTATAATGTAATTCTGCATGGATTCTGTCGGCAAGGTAGAATGTCAGAGGCAGAATTGATCTTACGGAAAATGATAGAGAAAGGGGTAGACCCTGATAGATCCACTTTCACAGCTTTGATAAATGGCCATGTCTCCCAGGAAAACTTGAAGGAAGCGTTTCGATTTCATGATGAAATGCTGGAAAGGGGTTTTGTCCCAGATGATCAGTTTTAA